In Carassius gibelio isolate Cgi1373 ecotype wild population from Czech Republic chromosome B2, carGib1.2-hapl.c, whole genome shotgun sequence, a single genomic region encodes these proteins:
- the LOC127951390 gene encoding complement C1q tumor necrosis factor-related protein 6-like, which yields MSYSTLYLLLIVLFSCNCSSMSEPQEKEKEELTGRSGLPVESGAAGNQQSCLITGLYPLLAELSSTLQSLKASLEQEQFRRKEEYNVAFSASLGNRGDVGPFNTDVTLVYQNVFVNAGSHYNTGTGIFTAPVKGVYFFSLSGHNKTTKPMGLRLFKNGSQMTIIYNYALSDAGIRYETLSNSITLMLEKGDQVSVHLLANTWVFDNTDNLTLFTGHLVFPF from the exons atgtccTATAGCACTCTGTATCTGCTGCTGATTGTGCTGTTCAGCTGTAACTGCAGCAGTATGTCTGAGCcacaggagaaggagaaggaagaACTGACTGGCAGGAGTGGACTACCTGTGGAGAGTGGTGCTGCTGGGAATCAGCAGTCCTGCCTCATCACAGGCCTTTACCCACTGTTGGCAGAACTGAGCTCCACTCTTCAGTCTCTTAAGGCCAGTTTGGAGCAGGAACAGTTTAGGAGAAAAG AAGAATATAACGTAGCATTTTCTGCTTCACTCGGAAACAGAGGAGATGTTGGGCCCTTCAACACAGATGTCACACTTGTTTACCAAAATGTCTTTGTGAATGCTGGGTCACATTACAACACGGGCACTG GCATTTTCACAGCACCTGTTAAAggagtctatttcttcagtcTTTCTGGACATAACAAGACAACCAAACCCATGGGtctaagactttttaaaaatggATCGCAAATGACAATTATATACAACTATGCTCTAAGTGATGCAGGTATCCGGTATGAAACATTGTCTAATTCAATCACTTTGATGCTGGAGAAAGGTGATCAGGTCAGTGTACATCTCTTGGCAAATACATGGGTGTTTGATAATACTGATAATCTAACTCTGTTTACTGGTCATTTGGTCTTTCCTTTTTGA
- the LOC127951103 gene encoding GTPase IMAP family member 4 encodes MDNRNAINNGNNQVAPPLRLLIVGQKRTGKSSVGNTILGRDAFNTWGGADSAVAHGESEGRQLMIVDACGWGTNENLVPKQEKLELFNALLLCEPGPHILLLVIPLLYFSHSEKAALKKRMEILTEGVWRHTMVVFTLGDRLHDYSIQDHIQTAGKDLQWLMEKCRYRYHVLNNKMPQDRQQVSGLLDRAEDMLMENGGWHFSLHMYCRLEEEWSRREREMKEKTLDRQAGVGVVQNHCQKGGLHVNDTLVKLVNHG; translated from the exons ATGGACAACAGGAATGCAATAAACAATG GCAACAACCAGGTTGCCCCCCCACTGCGGTTGCTAATTGTGGGGCAGAAGCGGACAGGAAAGAGTTCAGTGGGCAACACAATCCTGGGTAGGGATGCATTTAATACATGGGGTGGAGCAGACAGTGCTGTAGCACATGGAGAATCCGAGGGCCGACAGCTGATGATCGTGGATGCTTGTGGATGGGGCACAAATGAGAACCTGGTGCCTAAACAGGAGAAACTGGAGTTATTTAACGCCCTGTTGCTGTGCGAGCCCGGACCCCACATTCTGCTACTAGTCATACCCTTACTGTACTTTAGTCACTCTGAGAAAGCGGCCCTAAAGAAACGCATGGAGATCCTCACAGAGGGCGTGTGGCGCCACACCATGGTTGTGTTCACCCTCGGGGACCGTCTGCACGACTACAGCATACAGGACCACATCCAGACAGCTGGGAAGGACCTCCAGTGGCTAATGGAGAAGTGCAGGTATAGGTACCACGTTCTTAACAACAAGATGCCCCAGGATAGACAGCAGGTCTCTGGGTTACTAGACCGTGCAGAAGACATGCTGATGGAGAACGGGGGATGGCACTTCTCTCTTCACATGTACTGCAGGCTGGAGGAGGAATGGAGCCGGAGAGAGAGGGAAATGAAAGAGAAGACACTAGACAGACAAGCTGGAGTGGGTGTGGTTCAGAATCACTGTCAAAAAGGTGGTCTGCATGTGAACGATACTCTAGTGAAATTAGTTAACCATGGCTAA